From Pelmatolapia mariae isolate MD_Pm_ZW linkage group LG22, Pm_UMD_F_2, whole genome shotgun sequence, a single genomic window includes:
- the LOC135932224 gene encoding lactose-binding lectin l-2-like codes for MILLLFLFSLALGAPSESPGGNDHRVKLLRGSCPMFWYSFNGRCYKYVATHMSWADAELYCVSQRANLVSIYSEEEQEFVKSLIKNFDHAEGYTWIGLSDLHKEGRWMWSDGCAVSFVYWDAGEPNNSGTNEHCVHTNVREAKKWNDHQCSLNLASVCATQITCP; via the exons ATGATCTTGCTCCTCTTTCTGTTCAGTCTGGCTCTGGGTGCTCCTTCTGAGTCTCCTGGTGGCA ATGACCACAGAGTTAAACTACTGCGTGGAAGCTGTCCCATGTTCTGGTACAGTTTCAATGGCCGCTGCTACAAATATGTGGCCACACACATGAGCTGGGCTGATGCAGAGCTCTACTGTGTGTCACAGCGAGCCAACCTGGTGTCTATCTACAGCGAGGAGGAACAGGAGTttgttaaatcattaattaagaACTTTGATCATGCTGAGGGATACACCTGGATTGGACTGAGTGACCTCCATAAAGAAGGCAGATGGATGTGGTCTGATGGTTGTGCAGTGAGTTTCGTCTACTGGGATGCTGGCGAGCCAAACAACAGTGGAACAAATGAGCACTGTGTTCACACTAATGTGCGTGAAGCAAAGAAGTGGAATGATCACCAATGTTCTCTCAATTTAGCTTCTGTTTGTGCAACACAAATAACCTGCCCTTAG